The Ruminococcus bovis genome includes a region encoding these proteins:
- the recO gene encoding DNA repair protein RecO, protein MKTLTEGLILREQNIGERDKLVTALTVDKGIIKGFAKGAKNIKSQNCAGTQLFTYSRLCLIESKGRDTYVISEAKSKEQFFGLRKDIANMCLAQYFSELLMNILVDGEKNKEVLSLTLNSLYLLSENKKPPTLIKSCFEMRLLSICGYMPDLTMCSICGEYDRETFFFLPQTGSLICSHCASSDSLPFSITMDRGITKALRHTIYADDKKLFSFSLNETGLDTLNRATEEYVIRQTERHYKTLDFYKAMR, encoded by the coding sequence ATGAAAACTCTGACAGAGGGGCTAATACTGAGAGAACAGAATATCGGTGAAAGAGATAAGCTAGTAACTGCCCTTACTGTAGATAAAGGCATAATCAAAGGCTTTGCTAAAGGTGCAAAAAATATAAAAAGTCAAAATTGTGCCGGTACTCAGCTATTTACCTATTCTCGACTTTGCTTAATAGAAAGCAAAGGTCGAGATACATATGTTATCAGTGAGGCAAAGTCAAAGGAACAATTCTTTGGTCTTAGGAAAGATATAGCAAATATGTGCTTAGCACAATACTTTTCTGAGTTACTAATGAATATACTTGTTGATGGTGAGAAAAATAAAGAGGTTCTATCCTTAACACTAAATTCCCTATATTTATTGTCAGAAAACAAAAAGCCCCCTACCCTAATCAAAAGTTGTTTTGAGATGAGGTTACTTTCTATTTGTGGATATATGCCTGACCTTACTATGTGCAGTATTTGTGGCGAATATGACAGAGAAACTTTTTTCTTCCTACCACAAACAGGTTCGCTGATTTGTTCCCACTGTGCAAGTAGCGACAGTTTACCTTTTTCCATTACAATGGATAGAGGTATTACCAAGGCTCTCAGACACACTATTTATGCTGATGACAAAAAGCTATTTTCCTTTTCACTTAATGAAACCGGACTTGACACCTTAAACAGAGCAACAGAAGAATATGTAATCCGTCAAACGGAACGACATTACAAAACACTAGATTTTTATAAGGCAATGAGATAA
- the era gene encoding GTPase Era: protein MNFNDKSAFIAIIGRPNVGKSSILNKLLGQKVAIVSSKPQTTRTRIMGVLTEGKDQLVFLDTPGMHKPKNSLGDYMVRSINESVAGVDACLLVTEAGQEIRENEKMLIEKVKKLDLPCVLAINKTDTINDKEVILEQIIKYSKEMDFDAIVPVSAETGSKLDELKEELKKFTSEGGHFFPDDTLTDQPEKVLAAEMIREKILRLTEKEIPHGTAVVIERMKMRDDKNLMDIDATIYCERDTHKGILIGKKGAMLKKISTYARQDMENFFGCKVNLKTWIKVKEDWRNKENLMRSFGFDSNDFQ from the coding sequence ATGAACTTTAACGATAAATCAGCCTTTATTGCAATTATTGGCAGACCTAATGTAGGCAAAAGCTCAATTCTAAATAAATTACTTGGTCAGAAAGTGGCTATTGTTTCTTCAAAGCCACAAACTACAAGAACAAGAATTATGGGTGTATTAACAGAAGGCAAGGACCAGCTTGTTTTCCTAGATACACCGGGTATGCACAAACCTAAAAATTCTCTTGGGGACTATATGGTTCGTTCAATTAACGAGTCTGTTGCCGGTGTAGATGCTTGTTTACTTGTAACAGAGGCAGGTCAGGAAATTAGAGAAAACGAAAAGATGCTAATTGAAAAGGTTAAGAAACTTGATTTACCTTGTGTATTGGCAATTAACAAAACCGATACTATAAACGATAAGGAAGTTATATTGGAACAAATCATTAAGTATTCAAAGGAAATGGACTTTGATGCTATTGTTCCTGTATCAGCAGAAACAGGCTCAAAACTTGATGAACTAAAGGAAGAACTAAAGAAATTCACTTCAGAAGGTGGTCACTTCTTCCCTGATGATACACTAACAGACCAACCTGAAAAGGTTCTTGCTGCTGAAATGATTAGAGAGAAAATTCTAAGACTGACAGAAAAAGAAATTCCTCACGGCACAGCAGTAGTTATTGAAAGAATGAAAATGCGTGATGACAAAAATCTTATGGATATTGACGCAACAATTTATTGCGAAAGAGATACTCACAAAGGTATCTTAATCGGAAAAAAAGGTGCAATGCTTAAAAAGATTTCCACATATGCAAGACAAGATATGGAAAACTTCTTTGGTTGCAAGGTTAACCTAAAAACATGGATTAAGGTAAAAGAGGACTGGAGAAACAAAGAAAATCTAATGCGTAGCTTTGGATTTGATAGTAATGATTTTCAGTAA
- the ybeY gene encoding rRNA maturation RNase YbeY, whose protein sequence is MTENKIRVIITNKQKTVKIPTGLRMLVRRTCNAVLRMENFQGPAEVSVTFVDNAGIKELNAQYRNKDIETDVLSFPMGENGVWDKNPETGAYILGDVVISMEKALSQAETYGHSLQREVGYLTAHSVLHLLGYDHMEPLERVHMREKEELVMEQLGLPASISYIPDNE, encoded by the coding sequence ATGACAGAAAATAAAATCAGAGTAATCATCACCAACAAGCAAAAGACTGTAAAAATTCCTACTGGCCTAAGAATGTTAGTAAGAAGAACTTGCAATGCAGTTTTGAGAATGGAAAACTTCCAAGGTCCTGCTGAAGTTAGTGTAACTTTCGTTGACAATGCAGGTATCAAGGAACTTAATGCACAGTACAGAAACAAAGATATTGAAACAGATGTACTATCTTTCCCTATGGGTGAAAACGGTGTGTGGGACAAGAACCCTGAAACCGGTGCATATATCTTAGGTGATGTTGTAATTTCTATGGAAAAGGCTCTTAGCCAAGCTGAAACATACGGTCACTCACTTCAGAGAGAAGTTGGTTACTTAACTGCTCACAGTGTGCTTCATCTTCTCGGTTATGACCATATGGAACCACTTGAAAGAGTACATATGAGAGAAAAAGAAGAATTAGTTATGGAACAGCTTGGTCTTCCTGCAAGTATCAGCTACATTCCTGATAACGAATAA
- a CDS encoding PhoH family protein, with protein sequence MLEQIISIDRMEHAVALFGSFDENIKMIENEYNVHVIGRDSELKISGEAESVSKAVKVIDSLLSFINKGEALSEQNIRYCMSLVNEGSEEKIQELSTDCVCITSKGKPVKPKTLGQKRYCQSIAKNTITIGVGPAGTGKTYLAVAMAVTAFRAKQVNRIILTRPAVEAGEKLGFLPGDLQSKVDPYLRPLYDALFDMLGAETYNKYVERGNIEVAPLAYMRGRTLDDSFIILDEAQNTSREQMKMFLTRLGFNSKMVITGDITQIDLPGGVKSGLKDCIRVLKDIKDIQHISFSEKDVVRHHLVQDIIKAYAKTEERRKNDRK encoded by the coding sequence ATTTTGGAACAAATAATCAGCATCGACAGAATGGAACACGCAGTTGCTCTTTTCGGTAGCTTTGATGAAAACATCAAAATGATTGAAAACGAGTACAATGTTCATGTAATTGGTCGAGATAGTGAATTAAAAATTTCAGGTGAAGCAGAAAGTGTAAGCAAAGCAGTAAAAGTTATTGATAGCTTACTTTCCTTTATCAACAAGGGTGAAGCCCTTAGTGAACAAAACATTAGATACTGTATGAGCCTTGTAAACGAAGGCAGTGAGGAAAAGATACAAGAACTTTCCACCGACTGTGTATGTATTACAAGCAAAGGTAAGCCTGTTAAGCCTAAGACCTTAGGTCAGAAAAGATACTGTCAAAGTATCGCAAAGAACACTATTACAATTGGTGTCGGTCCTGCCGGTACAGGTAAAACTTATCTTGCAGTTGCAATGGCAGTTACTGCCTTTAGAGCAAAGCAAGTTAACAGAATTATTCTAACAAGACCTGCTGTAGAGGCCGGTGAAAAGTTGGGATTCTTACCCGGTGACTTACAGAGTAAGGTTGACCCATATTTAAGGCCACTATACGATGCACTATTTGATATGCTGGGTGCAGAAACCTACAACAAATATGTTGAAAGAGGTAACATTGAAGTTGCACCTTTAGCTTATATGAGAGGTAGAACTCTTGACGATAGCTTTATTATCCTTGATGAAGCACAGAATACTTCTAGGGAACAGATGAAAATGTTCCTTACTCGACTTGGTTTTAACTCAAAAATGGTTATTACCGGTGACATAACACAGATTGACCTACCCGGTGGAGTAAAGAGTGGTTTGAAGGATTGTATTCGTGTACTAAAGGATATTAAGGATATACAACACATTTCATTTAGCGAGAAGGATGTTGTAAGACATCACCTTGTACAAGATATTATTAAAGCATATGCTAAGACTGAGGAGAGAAGGAAAAATGACAGAAAATAA
- the ylxM gene encoding YlxM family DNA-binding protein has protein sequence MEKNIENSLLLDFYGELLTDKVRYATEMYYNDDLSLSEIADDMGITRQGVRDLIKRAEGNLQTFEEKLGLHKRFVETQEGLSKLKKSLEETKCVLDKEDKSSVIAKVDEMTLVVNELLNQE, from the coding sequence ATGGAAAAGAACATAGAGAATTCTCTTTTGCTTGACTTTTACGGTGAGCTTTTGACCGATAAGGTTAGATACGCAACTGAGATGTACTATAATGATGACCTCTCACTTTCGGAGATTGCTGATGATATGGGAATTACTCGTCAAGGAGTAAGGGACTTAATTAAGAGAGCCGAAGGTAACCTCCAAACTTTTGAAGAAAAATTAGGATTACACAAGCGTTTTGTTGAAACTCAAGAAGGACTTTCTAAACTGAAAAAGTCACTTGAAGAAACAAAATGTGTTTTAGATAAAGAAGATAAAAGTTCGGTTATTGCTAAGGTCGATGAAATGACTTTGGTTGTAAATGAACTGCTAAATCAAGAATAG
- the ffh gene encoding signal recognition particle protein, with product MAFEGLSDKLSNAFKKLKNKGKLTESDVKEAMREVRLALLEADVNFKVAKNFTNKVTERAIGQDVMESLTPAQMVVKIVNEELTALMGGEEEKIKFASKPPTVIMMCGLQGSGKTTHTAKLAKMLKSQGRRPLLVACDIYRPAAIDQLKVVGAKAGAPVFEMGKKNPVKIAKEAIKHAKDYGNDVVILDTAGRLHIDEELMEELKNIKKEVNPDEILLVIDSMTGQDAVNVAKSFNDLLEITGVILTKLDGDTRGGAALSVKEVTGKPIKFCGTGEKLEDLEVFHPDRMASRILGMGDVLTLIEDVEAKLDEKKAEAVAKKMMENKMDFNDLLQQFEQIKKMGPIKGILGKIPGLGKQLENADIDDRQIDWCEAIIYSMTPAEREKPSLINASRKKRIAAGSGRKVEEVNRLLKQLEQMQKMMKQFTGKGKKGKRRAMMKGMPNLNELGDLGNMGGNGMPPMGGGFPF from the coding sequence GTGGCATTTGAAGGTCTTTCTGATAAGCTAAGTAATGCTTTTAAAAAGTTAAAAAATAAAGGTAAACTTACTGAAAGTGATGTTAAAGAAGCTATGCGTGAAGTGCGATTGGCACTTCTAGAGGCTGATGTAAACTTTAAAGTTGCTAAGAACTTTACTAACAAAGTTACTGAGAGAGCTATCGGTCAGGATGTTATGGAAAGCCTAACTCCTGCACAGATGGTTGTTAAAATAGTAAATGAAGAACTGACTGCACTGATGGGTGGAGAAGAAGAAAAGATTAAATTCGCATCTAAGCCACCAACAGTAATTATGATGTGTGGTCTTCAGGGTAGTGGTAAAACTACTCATACTGCTAAACTTGCAAAAATGCTAAAATCACAGGGTAGAAGACCTTTGCTTGTAGCTTGTGATATTTACAGACCTGCTGCTATTGACCAGTTAAAGGTTGTTGGTGCAAAGGCAGGAGCTCCTGTATTTGAAATGGGCAAGAAGAACCCTGTAAAAATTGCAAAAGAAGCTATTAAACATGCTAAAGACTACGGTAATGATGTAGTTATCCTTGATACTGCCGGTCGTCTTCACATTGATGAAGAACTTATGGAAGAACTAAAGAATATTAAGAAGGAAGTTAATCCTGATGAAATTCTTTTGGTTATTGACTCAATGACAGGTCAGGACGCAGTTAATGTTGCTAAGTCATTTAATGACTTGCTTGAAATCACAGGTGTTATCTTAACTAAGTTAGACGGTGATACTCGTGGTGGTGCAGCACTTTCTGTTAAGGAAGTTACAGGCAAACCAATTAAGTTCTGTGGTACAGGTGAAAAGCTTGAGGATCTAGAAGTTTTCCACCCTGACAGAATGGCAAGCCGTATTCTTGGTATGGGCGATGTGCTTACTCTTATTGAAGATGTAGAGGCAAAGCTTGATGAAAAGAAAGCTGAAGCAGTTGCCAAGAAAATGATGGAAAACAAGATGGACTTTAACGATTTGCTACAACAGTTTGAGCAGATTAAGAAGATGGGTCCTATTAAGGGCATTTTGGGTAAGATTCCGGGACTTGGAAAACAACTTGAAAATGCCGATATTGATGATAGACAAATTGACTGGTGTGAGGCTATTATTTACTCAATGACACCGGCCGAAAGAGAAAAGCCAAGCCTAATTAATGCCAGTAGAAAGAAGAGAATTGCTGCCGGTTCAGGTAGAAAGGTTGAAGAAGTTAACAGACTTCTAAAGCAACTTGAACAAATGCAGAAAATGATGAAACAGTTTACCGGTAAAGGCAAGAAAGGCAAACGCAGAGCCATGATGAAAGGTATGCCAAACTTAAATGAACTTGGTGACCTAGGCAATATGGGTGGAAACGGAATGCCACCAATGGGTGGAGGTTTTCCATTCTAA
- the rpsP gene encoding 30S ribosomal protein S16, with translation MMVKIRLRRMGAKKSPFYRIVVADSRYPRDGRFIEEIGTYNPLTNPSTVNVDADAVKTWIAKGAQPTDTVKALLKKEGIL, from the coding sequence ATAATGGTAAAGATTAGACTAAGAAGAATGGGTGCTAAGAAGTCTCCTTTCTACAGAATCGTAGTTGCTGACTCAAGATATCCTAGAGATGGTCGTTTCATCGAAGAAATCGGCACATACAATCCTCTAACAAATCCTTCAACAGTTAATGTTGATGCTGATGCAGTTAAGACTTGGATTGCAAAGGGTGCACAGCCTACAGATACAGTTAAGGCATTGTTAAAGAAGGAGGGTATTCTATAA
- a CDS encoding KH domain-containing protein, with translation MTELLTIIAKGLVEEPDKVSVTQDEKDAEGVTVYHIHVAESDMGRIIGKQGRIAKAIRTVARSAAIRNNERISVEID, from the coding sequence ATGACAGAATTACTCACAATCATTGCCAAAGGTCTTGTTGAAGAACCTGACAAGGTTTCTGTAACTCAGGACGAAAAGGACGCTGAAGGCGTTACTGTATATCATATTCATGTTGCTGAAAGTGATATGGGTAGAATTATCGGTAAGCAAGGCAGAATTGCTAAGGCTATCCGTACAGTAGCTCGTTCTGCAGCTATCCGTAATAACGAAAGAATCTCAGTTGAAATCGACTGA
- a CDS encoding glycosyltransferase family 39 protein, protein MDNSKKLPSNKKEKVVAPNLKKQNLFETICSYGITILCFIFFGYVAIMSVLQTSEFDSANFGGEVIQFNYDDLVMNFFLLGGFFLLVFALSRYANVFKKVSDLALVVGLSVYTVTLGFIWIFMAQSVPAADSGTVTQTAMEAAKGNYQSFQASNDTFYNNVSYYKIYPFQLGFVFISEIVYRIFGTTTSMPMQVFNVLALTALYIAIVAISKRLFKSKSVTFITVFMLAGCIQGILFTTFVYGNIIGIASAMWACYFVIRFMQSEEKRNYLNLLPASLLMALSVVAKYNNMIWLVAICIALLIYIIKNKKWLHFVSIAFVVLISVGSFNLVIMSYEKRSGVDFGKGVDQILYLDAGLNESAMAPGWYNDMAKSKFLNANLDNKQADTWAKTDIKERLNKFKQDSHYRNNFFSKKILSQWNEPSYESLWVSQVKGHYFGEVKENTTLYSIYNGKINKFLYDYFDFFQMITFILFAIGVAGLIKKRCSAETIMILTGLAGGFIYHTLFEGKSQYVLTYFIVMIMFSSYGLYLLVKPKNFNSNSEKETLGDKFKKVIFKIDSKTRQS, encoded by the coding sequence ATGGACAATTCAAAAAAACTTCCTTCTAATAAAAAGGAAAAAGTAGTTGCCCCTAACCTAAAAAAGCAAAATCTTTTTGAGACTATATGCTCATATGGTATCACAATTCTTTGCTTTATTTTCTTTGGTTATGTGGCAATAATGTCGGTATTACAAACCAGTGAATTTGACAGTGCTAACTTTGGTGGAGAAGTTATTCAGTTTAACTATGATGACCTGGTAATGAACTTCTTTTTACTTGGTGGATTTTTCTTGTTAGTTTTTGCACTAAGCAGATACGCCAATGTTTTCAAGAAAGTTTCCGATTTAGCATTAGTAGTTGGACTTTCGGTTTACACCGTAACACTTGGATTTATATGGATATTTATGGCACAGAGTGTTCCTGCTGCTGACTCAGGCACAGTTACTCAAACTGCTATGGAAGCAGCGAAAGGTAACTATCAATCATTCCAGGCAAGTAATGATACTTTCTATAACAATGTTAGTTACTACAAGATTTATCCATTCCAACTTGGTTTTGTATTCATAAGTGAAATTGTTTACAGAATTTTCGGTACAACAACTTCAATGCCAATGCAAGTATTTAATGTACTGGCTTTAACTGCTCTTTACATTGCTATTGTAGCAATCAGCAAAAGACTGTTTAAGAGTAAGTCAGTTACATTTATTACAGTATTTATGTTAGCCGGTTGTATTCAAGGTATTTTATTTACAACATTTGTTTACGGTAATATTATCGGTATTGCATCAGCAATGTGGGCTTGTTACTTTGTAATCAGATTTATGCAAAGTGAAGAAAAACGCAACTACTTAAACCTACTACCTGCATCACTATTGATGGCACTTTCAGTTGTAGCAAAGTACAACAATATGATTTGGCTGGTAGCTATTTGTATTGCACTTCTAATTTACATTATTAAGAATAAAAAGTGGTTACACTTTGTTTCTATTGCATTTGTAGTTTTGATTTCTGTTGGTTCATTTAACCTGGTTATTATGAGCTATGAAAAGAGAAGTGGTGTTGACTTTGGTAAAGGTGTTGACCAAATTCTTTACTTAGATGCCGGTTTAAACGAATCTGCTATGGCTCCGGGTTGGTACAATGATATGGCAAAGTCAAAGTTCTTAAATGCTAACTTAGACAATAAACAAGCTGACACATGGGCTAAGACAGATATAAAAGAAAGACTAAATAAATTTAAGCAAGACTCTCACTACAGAAACAATTTCTTTAGCAAGAAAATTCTTTCACAATGGAATGAACCATCATACGAAAGTTTATGGGTAAGTCAAGTTAAGGGTCATTACTTTGGTGAAGTTAAAGAAAATACAACACTATACAGTATTTACAATGGCAAGATAAATAAGTTCCTATATGACTACTTTGATTTCTTCCAGATGATTACATTTATTCTATTTGCAATCGGTGTTGCAGGATTAATCAAAAAGAGATGTTCAGCAGAAACAATTATGATTTTGACAGGTCTTGCCGGTGGTTTTATTTACCACACATTGTTTGAAGGTAAGAGCCAATATGTACTTACATACTTTATTGTAATGATTATGTTCTCATCATACGGTTTATATTTACTTGTTAAGCCAAAGAATTTTAACAGTAACAGTGAAAAAGAAACTCTTGGTGACAAATTCAAGAAAGTAATCTTTAAGATTGACAGTAAAACAAGACAATCTTAA
- the rimM gene encoding ribosome maturation factor RimM (Essential for efficient processing of 16S rRNA), giving the protein MIKEYLEVGKIVGTHGIKGECRVELWCDGGDFFSCFTTLYLDKDGKESISVKSRPHKNIALMKIKGIDNIDDAIPLVGKVLYINRDDCPLPEDVYFVQDIIGCEVRDINDGTVYGKVTDVLYTGANDVYEIKASDGKTYLMPKIDEIVKEINVYEEYILIEPMKGLFDED; this is encoded by the coding sequence ATGATTAAGGAATATCTTGAAGTAGGTAAAATTGTAGGCACTCACGGTATTAAGGGTGAGTGTAGAGTAGAATTGTGGTGTGATGGTGGTGACTTTTTTAGTTGCTTTACAACACTTTATCTTGATAAAGACGGCAAGGAAAGTATTTCTGTAAAAAGCAGACCTCATAAAAATATTGCACTAATGAAAATTAAAGGCATTGATAATATTGATGATGCAATTCCTCTTGTCGGTAAAGTTCTGTATATTAACAGAGATGATTGTCCACTTCCTGAAGATGTGTATTTTGTACAAGATATTATCGGTTGTGAAGTTAGAGATATAAATGACGGTACTGTATATGGTAAAGTAACAGATGTACTTTATACCGGTGCAAACGATGTTTATGAAATTAAAGCAAGTGACGGCAAAACTTACTTAATGCCTAAGATTGATGAGATTGTTAAGGAAATTAATGTTTATGAGGAGTATATTCTCATTGAGCCTATGAAAGGACTATTTGATGAGGATTGA
- the trmD gene encoding tRNA (guanosine(37)-N1)-methyltransferase TrmD, giving the protein MRIDLITLFPEMCETVLNESILGRAQKKGVIEINTHQLRDFAFDKHKRVDDTPYGGGKGMLMKAEPIALCFENICEQVGEKPYFVYMSPQGKTLNQQKLIDISSHKNVCVLCGHYEGVDQRVLDEYVDEEISIGDYVLTGGELPALVFIDALSRMTEGVLSDTVCFTDESHYNGLLECPQYTKPQVWRDREVPPVLYSGHHANVDKWQKEHSLINTYNKRPDLLEKKELSKEDKEFLENYINSLK; this is encoded by the coding sequence ATGAGGATTGATTTGATAACATTGTTTCCGGAAATGTGTGAAACAGTTTTAAACGAAAGTATTTTAGGTAGAGCTCAAAAGAAAGGTGTAATTGAAATCAACACTCATCAACTTAGGGACTTTGCTTTTGATAAACACAAGAGAGTTGATGATACACCTTATGGTGGTGGCAAAGGTATGCTGATGAAAGCAGAACCTATTGCTTTATGCTTTGAGAACATTTGTGAACAAGTTGGTGAAAAACCTTACTTTGTGTATATGTCACCACAAGGCAAAACTTTAAATCAGCAAAAGTTAATTGATATTTCAAGCCATAAAAATGTTTGTGTATTGTGTGGTCACTATGAAGGTGTTGACCAAAGAGTACTTGATGAATATGTAGATGAAGAAATTTCTATCGGTGACTATGTATTAACCGGTGGTGAATTACCTGCACTTGTATTTATTGATGCACTTTCCAGAATGACAGAGGGTGTGCTTTCCGATACAGTTTGTTTTACTGATGAAAGCCACTATAATGGACTTCTTGAATGTCCACAATATACAAAGCCACAGGTGTGGAGAGATAGAGAAGTTCCACCTGTACTATATAGTGGTCATCATGCTAATGTGGATAAATGGCAGAAGGAACATTCCCTAATTAACACATATAATAAGCGACCTGACTTGTTAGAAAAGAAAGAATTATCAAAAGAAGATAAGGAATTTTTGGAAAATTATATAAACTCACTAAAGTAG
- a CDS encoding HPr family phosphocarrier protein produces the protein MYVKEVLVQNKAGLRGRPATFFIQKANEYKSTVWVEKDERRISGKSLLGVLSLGVVGGTTIKIIADGPDEKDATEGIVALVESGFTGM, from the coding sequence ATGTATGTAAAGGAAGTTTTAGTTCAGAACAAAGCAGGACTAAGAGGTAGACCTGCAACATTTTTTATTCAGAAGGCTAACGAATATAAGTCAACTGTATGGGTAGAAAAGGATGAAAGAAGAATAAGTGGTAAGAGTCTTCTTGGTGTTTTATCCCTAGGTGTTGTTGGTGGTACAACAATTAAGATTATTGCAGATGGTCCTGATGAAAAGGATGCAACAGAAGGTATTGTTGCTCTTGTAGAATCAGGTTTTACTGGTATGTAA
- the uvrC gene encoding excinuclease ABC subunit UvrC, whose translation MNIKELRKKAMALPLLPGVYIMRDSSHNIIYIGKAKALKNRVSQYFGSQNNHQEKVRRMVSNVYDFDYIITDSEFEALILECSLIKQNAPKYNILLKDDKGYSYIKVSSDKWRRISYALQQDDPKATYIGPYKSSYYVKNAIDEAIKIFQLPTCNKKFPEDFRKTRPCLNYHIKQCCAPCRGKMSLAEYNEHIDSALEFLKGGTTESIAKMTEEMNKASENLDFELAAKIRDRIASVKKMNDKQKVVDIKVDEQDVIAYITDGDKGTFEVFRFKDGRLFDREHFMVDNGENEEELMAEFITRYYTIRDDVPKQLTLDREIEDSKLLTKWLSEKKGSAVHIVVPKIGDQKHLVDMCKKNAIERLAQTKGSTTGEYGVLEEFKEVLGLDKIPEYIESYDNSNLSGSENVCGMIVYENGKKNKKAYKKFKIKGFEGQDDYASMAEVIDRRLDEYEKAEEPVGFGRKPDLILLDGGKGQVNAVLPILKKHNIDIPTFGMVKDDSHRTRAIVSDKGEIAISRKRKLFTFISKMQDEVHRFAIGYQRQRRSMNTFKSSLTDIPGVGTERAKALLKHFRTIKNISEADYEELLNAPKMNKVSADSVYNYFHNENNSN comes from the coding sequence GTGAATATAAAAGAATTAAGAAAAAAGGCAATGGCTTTACCGTTATTACCCGGTGTATATATAATGAGAGACAGCAGTCACAATATCATTTATATCGGTAAAGCAAAGGCTCTTAAGAACAGAGTCAGTCAGTACTTTGGTAGCCAAAATAACCATCAAGAAAAAGTCCGTAGAATGGTTAGTAATGTTTATGACTTTGACTATATTATTACCGACAGTGAGTTTGAGGCTCTTATCCTTGAATGTTCATTGATTAAGCAAAATGCACCTAAGTACAATATTCTTTTGAAGGATGATAAGGGCTATAGCTATATTAAAGTCAGTAGTGATAAGTGGCGAAGAATCTCTTATGCTTTGCAACAGGATGACCCAAAGGCAACATATATCGGACCTTATAAAAGTTCCTATTATGTTAAGAATGCTATTGATGAGGCAATCAAAATTTTTCAGCTTCCTACTTGCAACAAGAAGTTTCCTGAGGATTTTAGGAAAACAAGACCTTGCCTAAATTATCACATTAAGCAATGTTGTGCACCATGTAGAGGAAAAATGTCATTGGCAGAATACAATGAGCATATTGACTCAGCGTTAGAATTTTTAAAAGGTGGTACAACAGAGTCTATTGCAAAAATGACAGAAGAAATGAACAAAGCCTCAGAAAATCTAGACTTTGAATTAGCTGCAAAAATTCGTGACAGAATAGCCTCAGTTAAGAAAATGAATGATAAGCAAAAGGTAGTTGATATTAAGGTTGATGAACAAGATGTAATTGCTTATATTACTGATGGTGACAAAGGTACATTTGAAGTTTTTAGATTTAAAGACGGTAGACTTTTTGACAGAGAACATTTTATGGTTGATAACGGTGAGAATGAAGAAGAATTAATGGCTGAGTTTATCACCCGTTATTACACAATCCGAGATGATGTTCCGAAACAGTTAACATTAGACAGAGAAATTGAGGACAGTAAACTACTTACTAAGTGGCTTAGTGAAAAGAAAGGTTCGGCAGTTCATATTGTTGTACCCAAAATCGGTGACCAAAAGCACCTTGTAGATATGTGCAAGAAAAATGCAATTGAAAGACTTGCCCAAACTAAAGGCAGTACTACCGGTGAATATGGTGTGCTGGAAGAGTTTAAGGAAGTTTTAGGACTTGATAAAATTCCTGAATATATTGAATCATACGATAACAGTAACCTTAGTGGCAGTGAAAATGTTTGTGGTATGATAGTTTATGAAAATGGCAAGAAAAATAAAAAGGCATACAAAAAGTTCAAGATAAAAGGATTTGAAGGTCAAGATGACTATGCAAGTATGGCAGAAGTTATTGACAGAAGACTTGATGAATATGAAAAAGCAGAAGAGCCTGTTGGATTTGGCAGAAAGCCTGATTTAATCTTGCTTGATGGTGGTAAAGGTCAGGTAAATGCAGTTTTGCCTATACTAAAGAAGCATAACATTGATATACCTACTTTTGGTATGGTTAAGGATGACAGTCACCGTACAAGGGCTATTGTTTCCGATAAAGGCGAAATTGCAATTAGCAGAAAGAGAAAACTGTTTACCTTTATCAGCAAAATGCAAGATGAAGTCCATAGATTTGCTATTGGTTATCAGCGTCAAAGAAGAAGTATGAATACCTTTAAAAGTTCATTAACGGATATTCCGGGAGTAGGTACTGAAAGAGCAAAAGCACTCCTAAAGCATTTTAGAACAATTAAAAATATCAGCGAGGCTGATTATGAAGAATTACTTAATGCACCTAAAATGAACAAGGTTTCTGCTGATAGTGTTTATAATTATTTTCATAATGAAAATAATAGTAATTGA